A window of the Halobacterium hubeiense genome harbors these coding sequences:
- the cbiG gene encoding cobalt-precorrin 5A hydrolase, giving the protein MSTDSNDTDDSGAHCSTPDSDGEVAEDIAIVAFERKMSTAEDIVAGIGDRYDSIEILEYHGDVFAEHWGEYDCFVGLMASGIAMRKTAGLLDDKWDDPAVVVVDEELTWAIPLTGGHHGANQVADDLASMGAVPAMTTASEAAGKQGVEERAKALDAHVVNGDSTVATNLAVLDENLGPVARLDGPAAVLADDDVTVLKRNKSDGVVLGTGSVSGAKKEQFLDAWAASLEATDYDLDDVEFVATGTRKEEEDGLLAAAEELDLGVVSFEKETLEDHEGPTPSRSKELIGWPGIAEASAIAGGRDHELLVEKERYDEAVTVAVGR; this is encoded by the coding sequence ATGAGCACCGACAGCAACGACACTGACGACTCCGGAGCGCACTGTTCGACGCCGGACTCCGACGGGGAGGTCGCCGAAGACATCGCCATCGTGGCGTTCGAGCGGAAGATGAGTACGGCGGAAGACATCGTGGCGGGCATCGGCGACCGCTACGACTCCATCGAGATTCTGGAGTACCACGGCGACGTGTTCGCCGAGCACTGGGGCGAGTACGACTGCTTCGTCGGCCTGATGGCCTCCGGCATCGCGATGCGGAAGACCGCCGGCCTGCTCGACGACAAGTGGGACGACCCCGCGGTCGTCGTCGTGGACGAGGAGCTAACGTGGGCGATTCCGCTCACGGGCGGCCACCACGGCGCCAATCAGGTCGCGGACGACCTCGCGTCGATGGGCGCCGTTCCGGCGATGACCACGGCCAGCGAAGCCGCGGGCAAGCAGGGCGTCGAGGAGCGCGCGAAAGCCCTTGACGCGCACGTCGTGAACGGCGACTCCACGGTCGCGACGAACCTCGCGGTGCTCGACGAGAACCTCGGTCCGGTCGCGCGCCTCGACGGCCCTGCGGCCGTGCTCGCCGACGACGACGTCACCGTCCTCAAGCGCAACAAATCGGACGGCGTCGTCCTCGGCACGGGCAGCGTCTCCGGCGCGAAGAAAGAGCAGTTCCTCGACGCGTGGGCGGCCAGCCTCGAAGCCACGGACTACGACCTCGACGACGTGGAGTTCGTCGCCACGGGGACGCGAAAGGAAGAGGAGGACGGCCTGCTCGCCGCCGCTGAGGAACTCGACTTGGGCGTCGTCTCATTCGAGAAGGAGACGTTGGAGGACCACGAGGGCCCGACGCCCTCCCGGTCGAAGGAACTCATCGGCTGGCCGGGCATCGCGGAGGCGTCCGCGATTGCGGGCGGCCGCGACCACGAACTCCTCGTCGAGAAGGAGCGCTACGACGAGGCGGTAACGGTGGCGGTGGGACGATGA
- a CDS encoding cobalt-factor II C(20)-methyltransferase: protein MTLYGVGLGPGEADLVTVRGKRVLESADVVYSPGRLSRTVATEHVPESRIGDLDFPMTRDPQELRDAWRDAAGEVAPEARDGDAAFVTLGDPNVYSTFGHLRRTLDAFHPDVDVEVVPGVSAVTAFATALGVEIDAGAGLALREAAQGNSPTGPDRMVLFKVTDAPATHEGLVDAGYDVTYGRRLFMEQGDERVTTDPTEIAERDYYTLAYAERADLQKDRPTAFEDARDADGTGGVVGDD from the coding sequence ATGACCCTCTACGGCGTCGGCCTCGGCCCCGGGGAAGCCGACCTCGTGACCGTGCGCGGCAAGCGCGTCCTCGAATCGGCGGACGTGGTCTACTCGCCGGGGCGGCTCTCCCGGACGGTCGCGACCGAGCACGTCCCCGAGTCGCGCATCGGCGACCTCGACTTCCCGATGACCCGCGACCCGCAGGAACTCCGCGACGCGTGGCGGGACGCCGCCGGCGAAGTCGCGCCGGAGGCCCGGGACGGCGACGCGGCGTTCGTGACGCTCGGCGACCCGAACGTCTACTCGACGTTCGGCCACCTCCGCCGCACGCTCGACGCCTTCCACCCGGACGTGGACGTGGAGGTCGTCCCGGGCGTCAGCGCCGTCACCGCGTTCGCCACCGCGCTCGGCGTCGAAATCGACGCGGGCGCGGGACTGGCGCTCCGCGAGGCCGCACAGGGGAACTCCCCCACAGGTCCGGACCGCATGGTCCTGTTCAAGGTCACGGACGCGCCCGCGACCCACGAGGGGCTCGTGGACGCCGGCTACGACGTGACCTATGGCCGCCGGCTGTTCATGGAGCAGGGCGACGAGCGCGTGACAACGGACCCCACCGAAATCGCCGAGCGGGACTACTACACGCTCGCGTACGCCGAGCGCGCCGACTTGCAGAAGGACCGCCCGACGGCCTTCGAGGACGCCCGCGACGCGGACGGCACAGGCGGGGTGGTCGGGGATGACTGA
- a CDS encoding VWA domain-containing protein, with the protein MVELGSGKKLSQAGRARTPFPAVVGQRDLKDALLAVAANDDLDGLLATGEKGTAKSTAARALADLLPDQRAVADCPYGCPPDDPESQCADCRTRADPPVETRPVPFVTLPLGASRDRVVGSLSVPDALDGDAEFNPGLLAAANRGFLYVDEVNLLDDHLVDVLLDAAAAGVNRVERDGVSAAHPAEFTLIGTMNPEEGELRPQFRDRFALRVGVAGSDDLDDRAEIVERALDGFDGDYADQTQAVRERLLDARDLLPDVDLPDSLVREITELCRDAGVDGHRADVATARAARTLAALDGRPTVTEADVQRAAEFALPHRLQSRPFEDAPDPEDVVDDHFDDGEDGGESTDSDDSDADAGDDADDSGADSEPDEDSDESSPAPQPDGAGEDREGDSGQADHGDDSERGDESEDSEEAAPLVPGQSRSETPDPAAGRAPETDAPDAETASGTGGASATPSAGGRGARVRTERASATDSVDAAASVRAAAARGADGVEKRDLRQSVRAGSASALVVFAVDASASMRGPMRAAKGVALDVLRDAYERRDEVAVVTFAGEDADVVLPPTDSVTLAARHLKSLPTGDRTPLPAGLRAADDVLARADPDAAVVVVVTDGRANAGTDQPTADTREAASALADRGANVLVVDAGKGGRAGLVGDVVRASGGERVPLDALTTERIDGAVRAARDER; encoded by the coding sequence ATGGTTGAACTAGGAAGCGGGAAAAAGCTATCGCAGGCGGGGCGTGCTCGGACGCCGTTCCCGGCCGTCGTCGGCCAGCGCGACCTCAAGGACGCGCTGCTCGCGGTCGCCGCCAACGACGACCTCGACGGCCTCCTCGCGACCGGCGAGAAGGGCACCGCGAAGTCCACGGCCGCCCGCGCGCTCGCCGACCTGCTCCCCGACCAGCGCGCCGTCGCCGACTGTCCCTACGGCTGTCCGCCCGACGACCCCGAGAGCCAGTGCGCCGACTGCCGGACGCGAGCGGACCCGCCCGTCGAGACTCGGCCCGTGCCGTTCGTCACGCTCCCGCTGGGCGCGTCCCGGGACCGCGTCGTCGGGTCGCTGTCCGTGCCGGACGCCCTCGACGGCGATGCCGAGTTCAACCCCGGTTTACTCGCGGCCGCCAACCGGGGGTTCCTCTACGTGGACGAGGTGAACCTCCTCGACGACCACCTCGTGGACGTCCTCCTCGACGCCGCCGCCGCTGGCGTCAACCGCGTCGAGCGCGACGGCGTCAGCGCCGCCCACCCCGCCGAGTTCACCCTGATTGGGACGATGAACCCCGAGGAGGGCGAGCTGCGCCCGCAGTTCCGCGACCGCTTCGCGCTCCGAGTGGGGGTCGCGGGCAGCGATGACCTCGACGACCGCGCCGAAATCGTCGAACGGGCGCTCGACGGTTTCGACGGCGACTACGCCGACCAGACGCAGGCCGTCCGCGAGCGCCTGCTCGACGCCCGCGACTTGCTCCCCGACGTGGACCTCCCGGATTCGCTCGTCCGCGAGATTACCGAGCTCTGCCGGGACGCGGGCGTAGACGGCCACCGCGCCGACGTCGCCACCGCTCGCGCCGCGCGCACGCTCGCCGCGCTCGACGGCCGGCCCACCGTCACAGAGGCCGACGTCCAGCGCGCCGCCGAGTTCGCGCTCCCGCACCGCCTCCAGTCCCGTCCCTTCGAGGACGCGCCCGACCCCGAGGACGTAGTAGACGACCACTTCGACGACGGCGAGGACGGCGGGGAGAGCACCGACAGCGACGACTCGGACGCCGACGCGGGCGACGACGCCGACGACTCGGGCGCGGACTCCGAACCGGACGAGGACAGCGACGAGTCGTCGCCAGCCCCACAGCCGGACGGCGCCGGCGAGGACCGCGAGGGCGATAGCGGGCAGGCCGACCACGGCGACGACTCCGAGCGCGGGGACGAGAGCGAGGATTCTGAGGAAGCGGCGCCGCTGGTTCCCGGCCAGTCGCGCTCGGAGACGCCCGACCCGGCGGCGGGGCGAGCGCCCGAGACGGACGCACCCGACGCGGAGACCGCCTCCGGGACTGGCGGCGCGAGTGCGACGCCGAGCGCGGGCGGTCGCGGGGCGCGCGTGCGGACCGAGCGCGCGTCCGCGACGGACAGCGTGGACGCCGCGGCGTCGGTGCGGGCGGCCGCGGCACGCGGCGCCGACGGCGTCGAGAAACGCGACCTCCGGCAGTCGGTGCGCGCGGGGTCGGCGTCCGCGCTCGTCGTGTTCGCGGTGGACGCCAGCGCGTCGATGCGCGGGCCGATGCGCGCCGCGAAGGGCGTCGCGCTGGACGTCCTGCGGGACGCCTACGAGCGCCGCGACGAGGTCGCCGTCGTGACGTTCGCGGGCGAGGACGCCGACGTAGTGTTGCCGCCGACGGACAGCGTGACGCTGGCCGCCCGCCACCTCAAGTCGCTGCCGACGGGCGACCGCACGCCGCTGCCCGCGGGCCTGCGCGCCGCCGACGACGTGCTGGCGCGCGCGGACCCGGACGCCGCGGTCGTGGTCGTCGTCACGGACGGCCGCGCGAACGCGGGTACCGACCAGCCGACGGCGGACACCCGGGAGGCGGCGAGCGCGCTCGCCGACCGCGGCGCGAACGTGCTCGTCGTGGACGCCGGCAAGGGGGGTCGCGCAGGCCTCGTCGGCGACGTGGTGCGGGCGTCCGGGGGCGAGCGCGTGCCGCTGGACGCGCTGACGACGGAGCGAATCGACGGCGCCGTCCGCGCCGCGCGGGACGAGCGCTGA
- a CDS encoding DUF3209 family protein, which yields MTCHELEALRLGLMNVLGTDDRSAREHAEKELEGELDGPIEGLANADSLSELQRHLDAALVDLEEEVAATDESDPAYDYLRGRLVAVRDAERSLARVADHGDSLLADLGETHHSLHDAFPADE from the coding sequence ATGACCTGCCACGAACTCGAAGCCCTGCGACTCGGCCTGATGAACGTCCTCGGCACCGACGACCGGAGCGCCCGCGAGCACGCCGAGAAGGAACTGGAAGGCGAACTGGACGGCCCCATCGAGGGGCTGGCGAACGCCGACTCGCTGTCGGAACTCCAGCGGCACCTCGACGCCGCGCTCGTCGACCTCGAAGAGGAGGTCGCCGCGACCGACGAGAGCGACCCCGCGTACGACTACCTCCGCGGCCGCCTCGTCGCGGTGCGGGACGCCGAGCGCTCGCTGGCGCGCGTCGCCGACCACGGCGACTCGCTGCTGGCGGACCTCGGAGAGACCCACCACTCGCTGCACGACGCGTTCCCCGCCGACGAGTAA
- a CDS encoding ferredoxin, producing MYRVTIDREACDGVFACLTRDPRFVEDDDGLATFDADGGNVERTDETVVGTFEDERVADAEDAAAACPFDAITVEAVEGEP from the coding sequence ATGTACCGCGTCACTATCGACCGCGAGGCCTGCGACGGCGTGTTCGCGTGCCTGACGCGGGACCCGCGGTTCGTCGAGGACGACGACGGCCTCGCCACGTTCGACGCGGACGGCGGAAACGTCGAGCGGACTGACGAGACCGTCGTGGGAACGTTCGAGGACGAGCGCGTCGCGGACGCGGAGGACGCCGCGGCGGCGTGCCCGTTCGACGCCATCACCGTCGAAGCGGTGGAGGGAGAGCCGTGA
- a CDS encoding cobalt-precorrin-4/precorrin-4 C(11)-methyltransferase, whose translation MTDDPQAAIDAASERRERGRDSRVYEHTAGDVQDGIPFIGAGPGDPGLLTVTGKELVEDADLVVHAGSLVNSELLEAYCADAETVSSVGKDLEELIPLMRDAHEDGRTVVRLHSGDPAIYGAALEQMDALEQEGVPTYIVPGVTSAFAAAATLRTQLTLNGTANHVAFTRPQGRTLDPEDDHVSEFVAMGDVTTCIYLGTHAIPDVMDRLRDDGHDPDTPVTVVYHASWPDEDVIEGTVETIGEKVEDAGYRASALVVIGDAGAGANYDRSYLYGDWANRGGSESEADD comes from the coding sequence ATGACTGACGACCCGCAGGCCGCCATCGACGCCGCCAGCGAACGACGCGAGCGGGGCCGCGATTCCCGCGTCTACGAGCACACCGCCGGCGACGTGCAGGACGGCATCCCGTTCATCGGTGCGGGGCCGGGCGACCCCGGCCTGCTCACGGTCACGGGGAAGGAACTCGTCGAGGACGCCGACCTCGTGGTCCACGCCGGCTCGCTCGTGAACAGCGAGCTTCTGGAGGCGTACTGCGCGGACGCCGAGACCGTCTCTTCCGTGGGGAAAGACCTCGAAGAACTGATTCCCCTGATGCGGGACGCCCACGAGGACGGCCGGACGGTCGTCCGCCTGCACAGCGGCGACCCCGCAATCTACGGCGCCGCGCTGGAGCAGATGGACGCCCTCGAACAGGAAGGCGTCCCGACGTACATCGTCCCCGGCGTCACGTCCGCGTTCGCGGCGGCGGCGACGCTGCGGACGCAACTCACGCTGAACGGGACGGCGAACCACGTCGCGTTCACGCGCCCGCAGGGCCGCACGCTCGACCCCGAGGACGACCACGTCTCGGAGTTCGTGGCGATGGGCGACGTGACGACCTGCATCTACCTCGGCACGCACGCCATCCCGGACGTGATGGACCGCCTCCGCGACGACGGCCACGACCCCGACACCCCGGTCACCGTGGTCTACCACGCGTCGTGGCCGGACGAGGACGTCATCGAAGGCACCGTCGAAACCATCGGCGAGAAGGTCGAGGACGCCGGCTACCGCGCCTCCGCCCTCGTCGTCATCGGCGACGCGGGCGCCGGCGCGAACTACGACCGGTCGTACCTCTACGGCGACTGGGCGAACCGCGGCGGCAGCGAGAGCGAGGCAGACGACTAA
- a CDS encoding CbiX/SirB N-terminal domain-containing protein, with protein MSRTDEPAASLNDEAVLLVGHGSRREESNEQVRTLAADLEARLGVPVDAGFLELAEPSIEAAIDALAPAVSSISVVHLSLFAASHVKNDVPAALRQARAEHPDVSFDNGSHLGVHPAIVDLLDDHAASVEADLGVDREDDDVAVVLCARGSSDPDANADVHKLARLLYEGREFSRVDATFIGVTEPTLDETLHDVAKHRPDAVVVVPYMLGDGVLTGRIRDGAAEFDDEYPYVDAACGDPLGTDPRLLDVLGDRWQEARTGSVEMSCDTCKYKVELDGYEEDVGGAKAMLRALDHREAHADRENVADDPHAHDAPDKHVAVCTNQTCAADGAPAVLERLRQAARDTDDGNVRVTRSSCLGQCGDGPNVAVYPEGVWYQRVEPDDADRIVASHLDSERIVSDLDSQLL; from the coding sequence GTGAGCCGCACCGACGAGCCCGCGGCGAGCCTGAACGACGAGGCCGTGCTGCTGGTCGGTCACGGCTCGCGCCGCGAGGAGTCCAACGAGCAGGTGCGCACGCTCGCCGCGGACCTCGAAGCGCGGCTAGGCGTGCCGGTGGATGCGGGCTTCCTCGAACTCGCGGAGCCGTCGATAGAAGCCGCCATCGACGCGCTCGCGCCCGCCGTCTCCAGCATCTCCGTCGTCCACCTGTCGCTGTTCGCCGCCAGCCACGTCAAGAACGACGTGCCAGCGGCGCTCCGGCAGGCGCGCGCGGAGCACCCCGACGTGAGCTTCGACAACGGCTCGCACCTCGGCGTCCACCCCGCCATCGTGGACCTGCTTGACGACCACGCCGCCAGCGTGGAAGCCGACCTCGGCGTGGACCGCGAGGACGACGACGTGGCCGTGGTGCTGTGCGCCCGGGGGTCCAGCGACCCGGACGCGAACGCCGACGTCCACAAGCTCGCGCGCCTGCTCTACGAGGGACGGGAGTTCTCCCGGGTGGACGCGACGTTCATCGGCGTCACGGAACCGACGCTGGACGAGACGCTCCACGACGTCGCCAAACACCGCCCGGACGCCGTCGTCGTCGTGCCGTACATGCTCGGCGACGGCGTGCTCACGGGCCGCATCCGGGACGGCGCCGCGGAGTTCGACGACGAGTACCCGTACGTGGACGCCGCCTGCGGCGACCCGCTGGGCACGGACCCGCGACTGCTGGACGTGCTCGGTGACCGCTGGCAGGAAGCCCGCACGGGCAGCGTCGAGATGTCCTGCGACACCTGCAAGTACAAGGTGGAGTTGGACGGCTACGAGGAGGACGTCGGCGGCGCGAAAGCGATGCTGCGCGCGCTCGACCACCGCGAAGCCCACGCCGACCGCGAGAACGTCGCCGACGACCCCCACGCCCACGACGCGCCCGACAAGCACGTCGCCGTCTGCACGAACCAGACGTGCGCCGCGGACGGCGCGCCCGCCGTCCTCGAACGCCTCCGGCAGGCCGCCCGCGACACCGACGACGGGAACGTGCGCGTCACGCGCTCGTCCTGCCTCGGCCAGTGCGGCGACGGCCCGAACGTCGCCGTCTACCCGGAGGGCGTCTGGTACCAGCGCGTCGAACCCGACGACGCCGACCGCATCGTCGCCTCGCACCTCGACAGCGAGCGCATCGTCTCCGACCTCGACTCCCAACTGCTATGA
- the cobJ gene encoding precorrin-3B C(17)-methyltransferase — protein sequence MSTDDTTTETDESTSKCGAASTTETTSESKCGASASTSTESAEPADSSSESKCGASSSDSSSSGSSCGASSSTEEKVGSTVEDFDADPGKLTAVGLGPGQPEGMTDRAKGALADAEHIVGYTTYIDLIPDDITDDAEDIYDTPMCGEVSRTEEAIDRALAGNDVAIVGSGDPNVYALAGLALEIVESKGATASALDFEVVPGVPAAQSCGARLGAPLVNDSVSVSLSDHLTPMPEIESRLHAVAGEGFTISIYNPWSRKRRENFQKACEILLAHRDANTPVGIVHGAGREDEEVEITTLGELESYGESDLVDMTTTVVVGNEDTYVFDDRMVTPRGYETKYDY from the coding sequence ATGAGCACTGACGACACCACCACCGAGACGGACGAATCGACCAGCAAGTGTGGCGCAGCAAGCACGACCGAGACGACCAGCGAGTCGAAGTGCGGCGCGTCGGCGTCCACGTCGACAGAGAGCGCGGAGCCGGCAGACTCGTCCAGCGAGTCCAAGTGCGGCGCGAGCAGTTCCGACTCGTCATCGTCCGGTTCGTCGTGCGGCGCCTCGTCGTCGACCGAGGAGAAGGTCGGCTCGACCGTCGAGGACTTCGACGCCGACCCCGGGAAGCTCACCGCCGTCGGGCTCGGCCCGGGCCAGCCCGAGGGGATGACCGACCGCGCGAAGGGCGCGCTGGCGGACGCCGAGCACATCGTCGGGTACACGACGTACATCGACCTCATCCCGGACGACATCACCGACGACGCCGAGGACATCTACGACACGCCGATGTGCGGGGAAGTCTCCCGCACGGAGGAGGCCATCGACCGCGCGCTCGCGGGCAACGACGTCGCCATCGTCGGCAGCGGCGACCCGAACGTCTACGCGCTGGCGGGGCTCGCGCTCGAAATCGTGGAGTCGAAGGGCGCGACAGCCTCCGCGCTGGACTTCGAGGTCGTGCCGGGCGTTCCCGCGGCGCAGTCCTGTGGCGCGCGGCTCGGCGCACCGCTCGTGAACGACTCCGTGAGCGTCTCTCTGTCCGACCACCTCACGCCGATGCCGGAAATCGAGTCGCGGCTGCACGCGGTCGCCGGCGAAGGGTTCACCATCTCCATCTACAACCCGTGGAGCCGCAAGCGCCGCGAGAACTTCCAGAAGGCCTGCGAGATTCTGCTCGCACACCGCGACGCGAACACGCCCGTCGGCATCGTCCACGGTGCGGGCCGCGAGGACGAGGAAGTCGAGATCACGACGCTCGGCGAGCTGGAGTCGTACGGCGAGAGCGACCTCGTGGACATGACCACGACCGTCGTCGTCGGCAACGAGGACACGTACGTCTTCGACGACCGGATGGTCACGCCGCGGGGCTACGAGACGAAGTACGACTACTGA
- a CDS encoding precorrin-3B C(17)-methyltransferase, protein MSSEAERSEASESASSEGPRPSDHSSGQSPREDGATASEDTSTDSDAATAPDTSEYGTLYVVGIGPGLPGGMTQRAKDVVRTADCVVASNLYQEFLRRDGTLPPEDSGERPEQEVVRSTMGRQVELAREAFERVRDGEDVAHVSGGDPNVYGKSDLVYLMAEEDEAYDVPIEIVPGVTAALGGAANLGAPLSNDFCTISLSEKWRGWDEIEEKLRAAAISGFVVVLYNCWRDYERAVQVLREERADDVPVAIINDAGRGDAGRNTDGETHTVTMLGEVADHDEKVGGMGTSILVGNHETEVWENDHREHLVTPRGGRDVEDF, encoded by the coding sequence ATGAGCAGCGAGGCCGAACGGAGTGAGGCCTCGGAAAGTGCGAGTAGCGAGGGACCGCGTCCCTCGGACCATTCGAGCGGGCAGAGCCCGCGAGAAGACGGTGCAACCGCGAGCGAAGACACGTCCACCGACAGCGACGCCGCCACCGCCCCCGACACCAGCGAGTACGGCACGCTCTACGTCGTCGGCATCGGCCCGGGCCTCCCGGGCGGGATGACCCAGCGCGCGAAGGACGTGGTCCGAACCGCGGACTGCGTGGTCGCGTCGAACCTCTACCAGGAGTTCCTGCGGCGGGACGGCACGCTCCCGCCCGAAGATTCGGGCGAGCGCCCCGAGCAGGAGGTCGTGCGCTCGACGATGGGCCGGCAGGTCGAACTCGCGCGCGAGGCGTTCGAGCGCGTCCGCGACGGCGAGGACGTCGCGCACGTCTCCGGCGGCGACCCGAACGTCTACGGGAAGTCCGATCTGGTCTACCTGATGGCCGAGGAGGACGAGGCGTACGACGTCCCCATCGAAATCGTGCCGGGCGTGACGGCGGCGCTGGGCGGCGCGGCGAACCTCGGCGCGCCGCTGTCGAACGACTTCTGCACCATCTCGCTGTCGGAGAAGTGGCGCGGCTGGGACGAGATCGAGGAGAAGCTCCGCGCGGCCGCCATCAGCGGGTTCGTCGTCGTCCTCTACAACTGCTGGCGCGACTACGAGCGCGCCGTCCAGGTGCTCCGCGAGGAGCGCGCGGACGACGTGCCCGTCGCCATCATCAACGACGCCGGCCGCGGCGACGCTGGCCGGAACACCGACGGCGAGACGCACACCGTGACGATGCTCGGCGAGGTCGCCGACCACGACGAGAAGGTCGGCGGCATGGGCACCTCGATTCTCGTCGGGAACCACGAGACGGAGGTATGGGAAAACGACCACCGCGAACACCTCGTCACCCCGCGCGGCGGGCGTGACGTCGAGGACTTCTGA